The following proteins come from a genomic window of Canis aureus isolate CA01 chromosome 3, VMU_Caureus_v.1.0, whole genome shotgun sequence:
- the HES3 gene encoding transcription factor HES-3 yields the protein MEKKRRARINVSLEQLKSLLEKHYSHQIRKRKLEKADILELSVKYMKSLQNSVQGLWPVPGGVEFPSGFRSGLPGVSQLLRRGEEGGGGLRCPLAHERAGGSTMDSAGRSPEAAAPLGPCAPALWGPAPVPGGSGPRLLFPGDLPGPSSSVPGPQPAPRQCTESPGPGRGVWRPW from the exons ATGGAGAAGAAGCGACGGGCACGCATCAACGTATCCCTGGAGCAGCTGAAGTCATTGCTGGAAAAACACTACTCACACCAG ATCCGGAAACGCAAGCTGGAGAAGGCAGACATCCTGGAGCTGAGCGTCAAGTACATGAAAAGTCTTCAGAACTCGGTGCAAG ggctCTGGCCGGTCCCCGGCGGAGTTGAGTTCCCGTCGGGCTTCCGCAGCGGCCTGCCCGGCGTCAGCCAGCTTCTGCGGCGCGGAGAggagggcggcggcggcctgCGCTGCCCCCTGGCGCACGAGCGCGCAGGTGGCAGCACCATGGACAGCGCCGGCCGGAGCCCCGAGGCCGCCGCGCCGCTCGGGCCCTGTGCCCCAGCCCTGTGGGGCCCCGCTCCGGTCCCCGGCGGCTCCGGTCCGCGGCTCCTCTTCCCTGGGGATCTCCCCGGCCCGTCCTCCAGCGTCCCGGGGCCGCAGCCGGCGCCTCGCCAGTGCACCGAGAGCCCGGGGCCGGGTCGGGGCGTTTGGCGGCCGTGGTGA